One Urocitellus parryii isolate mUroPar1 chromosome 9, mUroPar1.hap1, whole genome shotgun sequence DNA segment encodes these proteins:
- the Otud1 gene encoding OTU domain-containing protein 1, translating to MQLYSSVCTHYPAGGPGPTAAAPAPPAAAAAPFKVSLQPPGPASAAPDSETGECQPAAAAEPREAAAAPSAKMPAFSSCFEMVSGAAAPSSAATAGPVGASCKPPLPPHYTSTAQITVRALGADRLLLHGTEPGSGAAASANPRGRCLFLAQAPGAPVPPRRGSSAWLLEELLRPDCPEPAGLDAAREGPDRNFRLSEHRQALAAAKHRGSAPPSGSPEPIPSPWGEEHRAERIPRGWERGGDRSDSPGADAARRLDPETEAPPARSSEVTQSSGAETVVVSRSDPRDEKLALYLAEVEKQDKYLRQRNKYRFHIIPDGNCLYRAVSKTVYGDQSLHRELREQTVHYIADHLEHFSPLIEGDVGEFIIAAAQDGAWAGYPELLAMGQMLNVNIHLTTGGRLESPTVSTMIHYLGPEDSLRPSIWLSWLSNGHYDAVFDHSYPNPEYDNWCKQTQVQRKRDEELAKSMAISLSKMYIEQNACS from the coding sequence ATGCAGCTCTACAGCAGCGTCTGCACTCACTACCCAGCTGGGGGACCGGGTCCCACGGCCGCAGCTCCCGCGCCGCCTGCCGCCGCAGCCGCCCCATTCAAGGTCTCCCTTCAGCCTCCGGGACCTGCCAGCGCCGCGCCAGATTCCGAGACCGGTGAGTGCCAGCCCGCTGCGGCCGCCGAGCCCCGGGAAGCTGCCGCCGCCCCCTCCGCCAAGATGCCCGCCTTCTCCTCCTGCTTTGAGATGGTGTCCGGGGCCGCCGCCCCCTCCTCAGCGGCCACCGCCGGCCCGGTGGGAGCGTCCTGCAAGCCGCCGCTACCGCCGCACTACACGTCCACGGCGCAGATCACTGTGCGGGCCCTGGGCGCCGACAGGCTCCTGCTGCACGGGACCGAACCGGGTTCCGGCGCCGCGGCCAGCGCCAACCCGCGCGGTCGCTGCCTCTTTCTGGCCCAGGCTCCCGGGGCCCCGGTGCCGCCGCGGCGGGGCTCCTCGGCCTGGCTCCTGGAGGAGCTGCTGAGGCCCGACTGTCCCGAACCCGCGGGGCTGGACGCAGCCCGGGAGGGTCCTGATAGAAACTTCCGACTGAGCGAGCACCGTCAGGCCCTGGCCGCCGCTAAGCACCGAGGTTCTGCGCCGCCCTCGGGGAGCCCGGAGCCCATTCCCAGCCCGTGGGGCGAGGAACACCGAGCGGAGAGGATTCCCCGGGGGTGGGAGAGAGGTGGCGACCGCAGCGACTCTCCCGGGGCCGACGCGGCGCGACGGCTGGACCCGGAGACCGAAGCTCCCCCTGCACGGAGCAGCGAGGTGACCCAGAGTAGCGGAGCCGAGACGGTGGTGGTCTCCAGGTCGGATCCCAGAGATGAGAAGCTAGCCCTATACCTGGCCGAGGTAGAGAAGCAGGACAAGTACCTGCGACAGAGGAACAAGTACCGATTCCATATCATTCCCGACGGGAACTGCCTCTACCGAGCTGTTAGCAAGACCGTGTACGGGGATCAGAGCCTACACCGGGAGCTGAGGGAGCAGACGGTGCACTACATTGCCGATCATCTCGAGCACTTTAGCCCTCTGATTGAGGGCGACGTCGGGGAGTTTATCATCGCTGCTGCTCAGGATGGGGCATGGGCCGGGTACCCCGAATTGCTGGCTATGGGGCAGATGCTAAATGTGAATATCCACTTAACTACTGGAGGGAGGTTGGAGAGCCCCACAGTGTCAACCATGATTCACTATTTGGGCCCAGAGGATTCCCTAAGGCCTAGTATTTGGCTCAGCTGGCTCAGCAATGGACACTATGATGCAGTTTTTGATCACTCCTATCCTAACCCTGAGTATGACAATTGGTGCAAACAAACTCAAGTGCAAAGAAAACGCGATGAAGAACTTGCCAAATCCATGGCCATATCCCTATCCAAGATGTATATTGAACAAAATGCATGCTCTTGA